Below is a window of Nicotiana tabacum cultivar K326 chromosome 19, ASM71507v2, whole genome shotgun sequence DNA.
GGTGTAACTTGCATGTTTCAGACTTGATGATGTTCTGTTCCCTTGCATGTAACAGGTTGGTAATTTGAAGGCAACTGATTCTTTATGTTTTCTCCCTCGATTGGGACTCTCTAAAAGGTAATTAAAATtttttacaatattattccttgcTGAAGAAAAGTTCATGTAGTACTTTTCACAACAAAGATAGTTACTTCGAACAAAAAATAGTTCGTATAATAGTACTTTTCACAATAAAGActcttcttttgaaaaaaaatatttcttagtTTCACTACAAAATACAAGAGCCTTCTATCTTTTTCTAAGTCACTTATGTAGCAACATAAAGGGAGCTTCTCTTTTGTAGCTAGCTCCTCTAATGGGCCGGGGGTTAAGAAATTATATGTTGTTCTACATCTAACATGAACACTCCATTATATTTCTGAAACACAatagtatttcactatcatgtgATTTTTATCTTTGCGGAGTAAGACACCTCTCAATAATACTAACTCAATTACATTTTCTTCTTTCAACTTGTAGCTTCATCTCCAAATTGTACTTTCTTTGATGGGAATCAAATTTCCAATCTTTACTATGTTTGCAGATATTGAGTTTTTTTGTGGCacagaagaaattaaaaaaagaagagataTTGTCAGTACTTCCCTTAATAACAAAACTTTCAATACAGTTGGGAGATTTTCAAAAATTTAGATGCATTCAAAAATTGTATTGTTGGAGCAAAAGAATGTAACTTCTAATATTTATAGATACCCCAGAACTTATGGATTTCCTCCTTGCAGGGTTAGGAGTATATCATGTACACGAGAATCTTTGTACTGTTTAATACCTCCTCGATACTATTTTATTGAATAGGATTTacctttcaaaaaatattatcaatTAAATAGTTAAGAAATGATCCTTTAAAATCAGTTCTAAGGCGGATGATTTGACGGGCATCATCATATTGGGCCCGTGCAGAGCACGGGCAAGCTCTTACTAGTCATAATATATGAAGTGATTTATGCCCGACATTACATCTAACAATAAGAAGTCTAGGTTATAGCCATCAATTACACTTGCTTGAACCGTTTTATAAATGTAAAATAACTAAATTAATACTAAATCTACATGAGAAATATGTGTCAATTACAAAATTAAAGTCATCATGACTCTATACAATGATCGTCAAATATTTTTGGTTATACTTTGCAGCGTCGGCTGGATTTATATTTGTTGCCTTCACATTAGGACCTCCAGCCAATACCTTCAAATATTATTTCGTCAAGCTAACATTACCACTTGAATCAACTAATAGAAAACCAAAAAGGATAAAATGGGATAGACATTAGCTTACAATAACCTAATTGTCAAAACTAAAACTTATATTAAAGTCCAAATTAAGCGTTTTGGGCTTAAAACATTTCAATGAATATGATAAAGGGATCTTTACATAAATAATCAgtcatattcattgtttactttttttaaCCATATATTTAGATTACACATTTATTCTACCAACGAATTCTCTATAATAATTCATAAATCTAGATCGGCTAATTGTTCTTGGATAGCACCTGTGCCAGTAGAGATTTCTCGATTGCAAAATATATTGAAATCCTGGGTAGTAAAAAAAAAGTGGAATGTTGTATTTTCAAGATTGGATTTCATATTCAAATAAACCTCGTAATCGTAAGAAAGTGGGCCTATTAGTTATGGGTCTAGCAAAAGAAAAATTGGGATAGGATTCTGTAGGATTTTCCCCCCTTCAATATCGGGCGTGAAAGTTTCCTTTCATCCGGCTCAAGTAGGTACACCAAATAAGGAAAGGAGTTCTCGTTTTCAAACTctagaaaatcccaaaataaaaaggTCTACTCCTTACTCAAGTTCCCAGTGAAGACGAAATAAGATTTCAGTGATTTCGTCTTCTATTAATTctttattcaaattcaaatccaacaaataaaatagaaaattctTGAGTAGTCTACTTCCCTTTGAATGATAAAATCCCTTAACTCTTAATAATTAAAGGAATACCTTGGAACCCATAAGGGATTTACTTGTCTATATATTGTTCCCTTCACCTCGATGGTTAGGCCACCACGCCCTTAAACTCTATACGCGATAGATAAACTCCTAGAACATGACATATTTGCTTACTTGAACATAATTTCTTTCCACGAAAAGAAAGGAAATGGTTCATTCCACAAAATAATAAGTTTTTTTAAGAGGTACAAATAGAAATTCCTCTTTATTTGATTTGTTACGAAATCGATCATAGATCAATTCCTTTTTATTTGGGAGTATTGACTACACCCCAATTCTGAGCTTCATGTTACTCTTTCCAAGTTACATGTCAGGTCCAGGGCATCCCAATTGGATTGACTGGGATGACCGTTTCTCCTTCCGagttatacataattatacatatataatatataaattatgcatatattatacctccaTCGATTCTTTTCAGTTTAAGCGGTTGGGTGGACggctatttgagttaattcttctATGATAAACCATCTGATTTTATTAGCCCCCACCCCCACAAAAAGgggggaaaaaaaaagaaaaagaaaaaaagagagtacCGAAGCTTAAAAGTTCTTCAGAGAAAGATGAACTCAACAACTATGTTGAAACTGGCCATTGTTGGTTCGTGTTAGTCTATTAAAATATTGAAATAATAGAAGAGTATTGGTCAAAGTTTTGTATTTTCCAGCTTCAATAACTGAATATTCGAGAAAAATATACTTTATCAATGAGTATAATATTAGCCATTACATCCCATTATTCACAAAAGTCCAGCTATTTAATGCTTTCAAAATTGTTTTCCACAGTACTCAAAAGTCTctcaatataaaatttaaaaaaagatcAGTTAGACGTAATTTTAGACTTCAAATGCTTAAGTAAAACAGTACTACATGATTTAAGACCCGAGATTTAAATTTGTTGTTCCTTATTGCCTTCCATGTactaattaaagaaaataattgtAAGGACTTCCTGGTACTTCGAACTTATATTATGCATCTTCCATTTATTTTCTGTTCCTTTGACGCAATTAACACTTTTACGCGAATTTAGGATTTTAAGTTAATTGAGTACATAATATTACTGCACCCATTCATCATTGTGTCATAATGTATCGATGCCATGCATTATGTGTAAACTTTTTATTCTCCCTATTTCCTTTTAACTATATATAATTTGAGACGAACAGattatttaaataatgtttgTGTGATCGCGAATATACATCCTCATCCACAAATACAAGAAAAAGTTCCGAAATTTAGCCGTTGTAATATGCTACTATCTATTTAAAAACTGTACGAAGACAAATTATACTAAGTCATAAAAATACATACCACTTACAAAGCTATGTGTAATTACATTTCTTGTGCCATGATTGTGTAAGTAATTTTATATGATCTTTtatagtgtttttttttttgagagagaaaggaaagagagtcagaGAGGGCAGCTCAACAGCCAAGGAGAAGCAAAGAGGGAATAACGTGTCAAGATATCGCAGTCCTCGGCGGTGTTATAGCAAACTAAATTTTGAAGAGAAATATAGTTATATTGCTGtgtatgtttattttatttataggaCTGTAACCcttaattaaaataatacaattatCTATTGCATGTCTTGCGCAAGTTTAGATCTAATCTTTATTTAACTGTTCCTGTACTGTACTTAAAGTCAACTCCCAATTCGGTTCGCGAAAACCTTCTATAAGAAAGTATAATGTCATTTTCACCTCTCTAATTCTCTTTGTATTCCAATTGAACACCCATATTATCGTCTTCATGCCATTAAATGAACAAGGATAACCAAAGCCTTTTTATTGTTGAAAGATACACTAGGTATAGCCAAATATCTTAATTTAGACTTAGGTGAAAGAACATCAAATATGAATTAATGGACTTGTAATTTCTTCGTAAAGCTATTGCTATTCACTTCTTAACTTATGAATGCAATCGTCCTTCACAGGGAAACATTATATTggataaataaaattatatatttagaatttttaaaataatttttcgtCTATGATTAAAATTAATTGAACATTTTATATTTATCTTGGTGCATCTCTAATAGAATTGACAAATTCTACAAATATAAATTTTTCTATGGGCGAAATTATTAAAAAAGCACTACACAAAGTCATGCAGAGTGACTTGCTTGCAACATCCAATTTACCATTTTTACTACAGAAGGATTATAGGAAAATGAATTTAAACCTTTATACACTACGGTATAAAAGATTTTCACACTATCAATTCACTTAAAAATTAACTATCAATAAATACTCTTAATAAGTGAAATTTGTAACATAAAAAACAAGATAGATAATATACTATAATAAGTTAAACTATACTGACTTGTAAAGTTCTTTTACATTCTAAGTTATATTATAAGTTAAACCTCAGAAAATTATGATAAATAAACTTCCATGTTAGATATTTTAGGGTCCAAGTTCATATTTACCCAAAATAGGGGGTGTGATGACAAAAGAGCAGTTTGAGTATTCAACTACATAGACTATTCAAAGTTATAAATTCAGCTCTTTCCAAGAGGCACATCTTTTTTGCTTTGATGTCAACAGTTACACAGCTTGCATACTTCTAATGCCAACCAATTAAATTAGAGTTCTTTGACTTTGATTTATTCCTTCTTTAGACTTCCACACATATCTCAATCTTACTTCATAAATACATAACATAACCAACTCATATAAAAAGCCTAGGATTATGTCTACCCCACTTCTCCTTTCAGCTTATAATCAAGAAAATCTAAATCATCTGTCTATGGATTTTCCTCAACATTTTAGATGCCCCATTTCCATGGAGCTTATGAAAGATCCTGTTACAATATCCACTGGTGTAACATATGAGAGAAAAAATGTAGAAAAATGGTTCTATACTTACAAGAAAAAAACTTGTCCTGCTACAATGCAAGCAATTCACAGCTTTGACATGACTCCAAATCACACCCTCAAGAGACTCATTCTTGCTTGGCAAAATGGGAAATCTCAATCAAATTCATCCTCTTCATTTTCCAACAAACACGATGAGCTCGTTTCGTTGCTCAATACGATTGAATCGAGCCCTTTTAAGGTAAGTTCTTTAAAGAAACTCAAGTCAATTGTTGACGTAGGTGATCATGATGTGAAGGATGATTTCAAAACATGTGGTGGTGTTGAGGTTCTTGTTAGGATCATTCAACAAATTTTAATGGAAAGCTCGGATTTTGTCACGTTTAGAGCTTGTGAAGAGGCTCTTAGTCTTTTGATCAAATTGCCATTTGTATtagaagaagaggagacaatCAAGATTTTGTTACAACCAGGGTGCATGAAATCCATGGCCATAATGCTCCAACGGGGAAGTGCAGAAGCAAGATTTTGCACCGTTTCGATATTCCAAAGGATCACAAAAGCTGATTGCAATTGGAATATTGTGATTGAAGATCAAGGGATTGAATTCTTCAAATCCTTGTTGGAGATTTTATCTGATGAAATCTGCAGTAAGGCAAGTTCTTGTGCATTACAAGTGTTGATAGACATACTCGAAAAATCGAAAAAATCAAGATTGAAAGCTATAGAGGCTGGTGCTATTTGCAAACTCATTGAAATACTTCCAGATTCAAACAAATCAAATTGTGAGAAAATAATGTACTTGATCAAGTTATTGTGTGAATGTGCTGATGGAAGAATGGGATTCATAGAACATGGGTTAGGAATTGCAGTCATATCCAAGAAAATGTTGAATATTTCAAATGTAGCCACAAAAATTGGGGCGAAAATTCTTTCATTGATTTGCAATTCTAACCCCACAGAGAAggttttggaggatatgttgatgTATGGAACAGTGAAAAAATTGGTGACTTTGTTACATATTAGTGGCTCTTCATCAACAAAAGATAGAGTTCTCAAGATTTTCAAGTTACATGGTGATAAATGGAAGAAAAATCCATGTTTCCCTTATGAGCTCAAGaattatttggggttgggaagTGATTCTTTGTAAAATCATGGGTTCAAAAAAGGAGTTAATATGAAAGTCAGATACTTGTAAAGAAATTTGTTGAAATAGAAGAAAGTTTGTTAGGTTAATTATGTCCAAAGAGTGTTGAATTAACCATTTGAATTTTTGTAATCTGTTGGGCACGCCAGTTTGTTTAATGGTAATCATCCccaatagttttattttttgatgtaatttttgaTACATTT
It encodes the following:
- the LOC107773916 gene encoding E3 ubiquitin-protein ligase PUB23-like; the encoded protein is MSTPLLLSAYNQENLNHLSMDFPQHFRCPISMELMKDPVTISTGVTYERKNVEKWFYTYKKKTCPATMQAIHSFDMTPNHTLKRLILAWQNGKSQSNSSSSFSNKHDELVSLLNTIESSPFKVSSLKKLKSIVDVGDHDVKDDFKTCGGVEVLVRIIQQILMESSDFVTFRACEEALSLLIKLPFVLEEEETIKILLQPGCMKSMAIMLQRGSAEARFCTVSIFQRITKADCNWNIVIEDQGIEFFKSLLEILSDEICSKASSCALQVLIDILEKSKKSRLKAIEAGAICKLIEILPDSNKSNCEKIMYLIKLLCECADGRMGFIEHGLGIAVISKKMLNISNVATKIGAKILSLICNSNPTEKVLEDMLMYGTVKKLVTLLHISGSSSTKDRVLKIFKLHGDKWKKNPCFPYELKNYLGLGSDSL